The Cyprinus carpio isolate SPL01 chromosome A19, ASM1834038v1, whole genome shotgun sequence genome has a segment encoding these proteins:
- the LOC109111994 gene encoding endothelin-1-like, whose translation MDLRIIFPLLSMLSSGIFDLVAPASLGHDTAQDTSISCDTRTKRCSCASFMDKECVYFCHLDIIWVNTPERTVSYGLGNAPRKKRSVTEPVVSKSRCKCADSQDKTCSSFCQLDNSLQHKAASDKAIHAAQGQDCAKKQCKNKLADKQTKIRRMKNTKQIGDILSKVRAIKRIHLLLEKWRVRQHHRARAWTSENAAS comes from the exons atggatttgaggattatttttccattgttgtCCATGCTGTCATCTGGAATTTTTGATTTGG ttgCTCCAGCATCTTTGGGTCATGACACAGCACAAGACACATCAATCTCGTGCGACACCAGGACTAAGAGATGTTCCTGCGCAAGTTTTATGGATAAAGAGTGTGTCTATTTTTGCCACCTGGACATAATATGGGTCAACACACCAGA GCGAACAGTGTCATATGGACTTGGAAACGCTCCACGTAAGAAGCGCTCAGTAACAGAACCTGTTGTGTCCAAGTCACGCTGCAAATGTGCAGATAGTCAAGACAAAACATGCTCTTCATTTTGTCAGCTGGACAATTCCTTACA GCATAAAGCAGCATCAGACAAGGCAATCCATGCCGCCCAGGGCCAAGATTGTGCCAAGAAGCAATGCAAAAACAAGCTggcagacaaacagacaaagatTAGACG gatgaaaaacacaaaacagattgGTGACATCCTCTCCAAGGTGAGGGCCATCAAGAGGATCCATCTTCTCCTGGAGAAATGGCGAGTGAGGCAGCACCACAGGGCAAGAGCGTGGACGTCTGAAAACGCTGCCTCTTAG